The nucleotide sequence ATGATGAACTGGAATTAAGCTATCAAGAAGGTCGATCTGTTTCATTTAAAGTTTATTCTCTTGGTAGTTTTGATCATAACCTTACTTATAGGCTTAGAGGTGAAATGAAACAATCAGAAGTGATAGTCGACGGAGGCTTTGTTTTGCGAAATCTTCAAAGCGGAAATTATCAGTTATCGATTATAGATAATGGAGATATGAGTCTAAAAAAAGTTATAAGCATTTATGTTTCACCGCCATGGTATTTAAGCTGGTGGATGAGTATTATATATATAACCTTTTTCTTGGGACTACTATTTGCTGCTGGACGATACCAAAAGATCAAAGCGACCAAAGCGCACGAAAAGGCTCAAGATGATTTAATGAAGCGTGCTAAGCAGGAAATTGAGCAAATCGAAAAGGATAATTTAATTAGGCAAGTAGAATCCAGACAAAAGGAACTCATTAATCGTACAGCAACTATTGTAAGAAAAAATGAGGCGATCATCACCTTACGCAATGAGTTAAGAAAGCTGCAGGAGAGTTCACCAAACAAGATAAGAACTAGCAATATTTTAAAAAGAACTGGTGAACAACTGGATAGTAAAAATGACTGGCAGCTGTTTGAATCGAAATTTAATTCCTTAAACGAGGACTTTTTCAACAACCTATCCCGCAGGTTTCCAAAACTAACTTCGAAAGATCAAAAGCTTTGTGCATATATCAAAATTGGTCTTACTTCAAAAGAAATTGCTCCTTTATTGGGAATAACTAAAAGAAGTGTGGAACTACAACGTTATCGCCTGAGAAAAAAGCTAGATCTGGATACTGATATTAATTTTAATGAATTTTTGACGCAATTATAATAGGATATCAGCAATATTGGCTCTAAATATTACCACATCATCAGTACATCAAAGTGTTAAATTTTATTTTTACGAAAATTTTATCGCTCTTTATATCAGTCACTTACACGTGATTGTGGTTTCATGATCTCTGAATACAACTACATCCATAATGATTCTTTTAAATTTGGGTACACTGGTATAACACCTTAATACCTAATAGTTTATAAGAGTAATTTATGAGTATTCAAGCTAAATTTTTTACCGCTATAATCTTTCTGTTCTTTGGTCAACTTGTTTTAGCCCAAAAAACTATTTCTGGAAAGGTTTTCGATAATACAAATACTCCTATTCTAGGAGCGACAGTTTTCATTCAATCAAAAAACACTGGTGCTCAAACAGATTTTGACGGAGAGTTTAACCTACAAGCTGAAGAAGGTGATGTAATTAGTGTAAGCTACCTAGGGTATGTAACTCAAGAATTTATCGTTGATGATCGAAATGATTATAGTATCGTACTAGAGACCGATGTGAACTCTCTAGAGGAAATTGTTATAGTAGGTTATGGTAAACAAAAGAAGGCAATCCTCACCAGCTCTGTATCAAGAGTTGAAGGAGAAGAAGTTGCTAAAGAACCAGTTTTAAATGTGACTCAAGCTTTGCAGGGTAAAGCTGCTGGAGTTAACATCATTGCTTCTGACGCTCCTGGTCAAGCATCTACAATAATCATAAGAGGATTAGGAACCGTGCAAGGTGGAAGAGACCCCTTGTATGTTGTTGATGGTATCCTAACTGACAACATTAATAACATCAACTCGTCAGACATTGAATCCGTCAATATCTTGAAAGATGCTGCATCACTAGCTATTTATGGAAATAGAGGTGCCAATGGAGTAGTGATTGTTACTACTAAAAGAGGTAAAACAGGCGAGATGAGAGTCAATCTAGATGCGTACACTGGATTCAGAGATATACTTACCCGTGTTGAACTTGCAAATGCATCTGAATATGTTATCTATAGCAATGAAGCCTTGCGTAGAACCTACTTAACCGATAACGACCCTACTAACGATAATAGCACTTTAGGTTTTATACCAACAGATCAGCAATATGATACCAACTGGTTGGAAGCGATCACACAAATTGGCCTGGTTAATAATTTCAACCTCTCTGCTTCTGGAGGTTCCGAAAATTTAAATGCTTTCTTCAGTGCAAGTTTCAATGAAGAGCGCGGCGTTTTACTAAATGATCAATTCAATCGTCTTACAGTAAGAAGTAACATTGAGTACAAGTTAACGGAGAAATTAAGGTTCTCTCACAACTTTAGCTCTCAGCTAGCTACTGGTACTCCTCAGAATTATGCTCTGTTTACCTCTGCATACAAACAAGCTCCAATTATACCGATAAGAGATGAAAACGGAGATTTCGGGTCATCTATTAACATCAATAATGTTGCTAATCCAGCTATAGATGCCAGTAATGAATTTAAAGAAGACAAAAATAAATTTTTTAAGCTACAAGGAGCATTTAAAATTGACTACGACATTCTTGAAGACTTGACATTTACTTCAAGGTTTTCTATAGAAACAGAGTATGGTAGATTTTATTCCTTTAGAAACAGACTTGGTAATTTTTTAGCTCAGAACCCATTTAATACGGTAAGTAGTTTTGAAGGTGAATTAGAAAATCCAGCTAACACTAGACTTACAGTAACTCACACTAACACCTACAGATGGTTTTTAGATAACTATTTCACTTACGACAAAACATTTAATGATGTGCATACCATTAATGCAACCTTAGGTATCACCTCAGAGGAAAATGGTAGCGAATTTTTAACAGCTACTAGAAATAATGTTCCTCTGGATTCAAATTTAAATTTCAATCTAAATACTGGTGATGAAGATGAAACGCAGCTAAACTCTGGCGCGCTAAGTGTAAGAGACAGATTGTACTCGTACATAGCTCGTATCAACTATGATTATGATGACAAATATCTTTTTGGAGGATCCTTTAGAAGAGATGGCTCTAGCAAATTTCAAAAAGGTCAGCAGTATGGAAACTTCTTTGCAGTGAGTGCAGGTTGGGTTCTAACCCAAGAGGATTTCATGGATGAAACAAGTTTTGATATTCTAAAATTGAGAGCAAGCTATGGTGAATTGGGTAATCAAAATGTTCCGTTGAATGTCCTTGCCGCTACCACTGGTGCTGCTGGTTTCTACCCTTTTGGTCAAAATCAAGAACTGCAGCAGGGAATAACCATTACGGGAACAATTCAAGAAGATCTCACATGGGAAACCACCGAGGAGTACAATTTTGGGGTAGAATTTTCCCTTTTTGACTACAGATTATCTGGTGAGCTAGATGTTTATCAACGACTTAATAGAAATGCTATTCTACAAATAGATTTACCTAGTCTTCTTGGATTAGATCCATTCAACGCTAGCGTTGGTCAAATACAAAACCAAGGTATTGAGCTAGCCGTGAATTGGAAAGATGAAATAACCAATGATTTATCATACTCTATAGGTATTAATACTTCTTACAACGAAAATGAAATCACGAAAGTCACTAATCCGTTTTTCTTAGAACAATTAGGTGGTTTTATCAACAATGGCCAGTATACTAAGAAGATAACTGTAGGTCAACCTTTAGGTAGCTTCTATTTATACGATGTAGCCGGAATAGATGATAATGGAGACCTAGTTTATAAAGATCTCAATGAAGATGGTGTTGTAGATGAAAGTGACCGAGCATATTTCGGCTCTTATCTACCTAAGTTTTACGGTGGAGTAAATCTTGGTGCTAAGTATAAAAGCTTCGACTTTACAGTCGATACCTATTTCAATGTTGGTAATAAAATCTACAACGGTAAGAAAGCTCAGCGTTTTGGAAATGAAAATATTGAATCCATCAATTTCAACAGTCGTTATACGAATGGTCGTCCCAGCAACACGACGCCTAGAGCATTCAACGATGTTCCTTTATCGTCGACTTATTACCTAGAAGATGGAGATTTCTTGAGAATAAATAATATAACAGTAGGTTACACCCTGCCATTGAAAGAAGATTTTTTCTTGAGCAACCTAAGAGTTTACGCTACTGCTAAAAACCCATTTATATTCCAAAAGTTTTCTGGATTTACTCCTGAATTACCGGGAGCCCCTCTAGGAAATGCCGGAATTGAATTAGATGCTTACCCTACCCTACGATCATTTTACATTGGATTGAATACTTCGTTTTAAATCAAATTGCTATGAAAAACACTTTTAAAATAACAAAACGAATCTATCTGGCATCTTTGGTATGCGGACTATTTTTATTCTCCTGCTCGGAAGATTTCATTGAAGTGGAATCTAATCAGGAAACCGAAGACGCTTTAACTGCGGAAAGAGCTCCAGAGTTAGTAAATGCGGTTTACAACAGTTTGTTGCGCTGGGAAATGAGTTCATTTGGATGGACAGGAATTTCCAGTATAGCATCTGATGACGCAGATAAAGGAAGCATTCCAGGAGATACTGGAGCCGACAAGAATTTATTGGACGCACTTAATATAACTCCAACTATCATTTCAGTAGCTGAAGTGTGGAGTGGTCACTATGCAGGAATCCAGCGTGCTAATCAAGCAATTTCGAGGATCTCTCAATTCGAAATGGAAGAAACTTTACAAAATAGACTTATTGGTGAAGCCCGTTTCTTAAGAGCATTGTTCTATTTCAGATTGGTTCAGGTTTACGGCGGTGTACCTATCATATCTAATATTACTTCTCAAGATGAGATCACCGCAGATATTTTATCTAGAAAAACCAAAGAAGAATGTTACGCATTTATTGAAAACGATTTGCAGTTTGCAATTGAAAACCTACCAGCAAAAAGTGAATATCCTGCTTCAGAACTTGGAAGGGCCACTAGAGGAGCTGCGCAAACTTTGCTAGCAAAAGTAAGTATGTATCAATCCAAATGGCCTGAGGTCTTAACCCTTACTGATCAAGTAATCAATTCTGGAGAATACGATCTTACTCCTAATTATGAAGATATATGGAAAGAGATATCAGAAAATAATATGGAATCCATATTTGAAATTCAAGCTAGAGGTACTGATCCTGCTGCCGGAGTGGACAAGTATAGTACCATCCAAGGTGTACGAGGCGAGAGTGGCTGGGGTTGGGGCTTTAACACTCCTTCACAAGATTTAGCAGATGCCTATAGTCCAGATGATCTAAGACAAGATGCCACTTTCATTCTTGCTGGAGAAACATTGTTTGACGGTAGAGTCATCAGTCCCAATGTTCCTAATCCACGCTATAATCAGAAAGCATACTCCAGCATTCTGACAGAATCAGAATTTACCGGTAAAAATGTAAGACTCTTAAGATTTGCCGAGGTTCTATTAATGAATGCCGAGGCAAAATCGATATTAGGTGGTGATGTTGCCACACCACTCAATCGAGTTAGACGACGTGCCGGTCTTGATCCTGCCAGCGATGTTAGCACGATGGGAGTTTGGGAAGAAAGAAGGTTAGAACTAGCGTTTGAACATGATAGATATTTTGACCTGGTAAGACAAGGTCGTGCCGAAGCAGTGTTGAATTCCAAAGGAATTCCTTTTGTAGCTGGAAAACATGAGGTGTTTCCTATACCTCAAGAACAAATTGATTTAAGTGGTGGAGCGCTTATTCAAAACCCTAATTACTAATAATAGAACAATGAGAATATACTCAGAAAGCATAAAAGCAATGAAGTTCGCCCTTTTTACCATTACAGCATTTCTTACTACCAATTGTACGAATGAGGACATCACCGCACCACCACCAGATGTTGGATTCATAGAACAGCCAACTGTAGAACGAATTTCTTCAGAAGCTTTGATGGACCTTGTTCAAGAAAGAACGTTTAATTACTTCTGGGAATTTGCTGAATCTAACAGTGGTCTTGCTAGAGAGACGTCAAAAGACAATGCTATAGGCGGCGATGGAGCTCGTGTTGTGACTACCGGTGGTTCAGGATTTGGTATAGCATCCTTTCCGGCAGCAGTGGAACGTGGATGGATCACGAGATCAGAATCTATAGAAAGAATGCAAAAAATCCTCAATTTCTTAGAAAATTGTGAGACGTATCACGGTGCATTTTCGCATTGGTATTTGGGAGATTCTGGAGTCACGAGAGATTTCAGTCCGCTTGATGATGGAGCAGATATCGTTGAAACAGCGTTTCTTTTGGAAGGACTTCTCATCTATAAGCAATATATGTCCGTGAACGACCCTGAAGAGCTAGACATAAGAAACCGCATCACCGCCTTATATGACAATGTGGAATGGAGTTTCTTTGAAAGAGGACAAAACGTATTGACTTGGCACTGGTCTCCTGATAACGAGTTTGCCATTGATTTACAAATTCAAGGATGGAATGAAGCTTTATTGGTTTACGTACTTGCAGCTGGATCAAATACTTTCCCTATCACCAGAGAAACTTATGAAAATGGCTGGGCTAGAAATGGTCAGATGGTCAACGGTAACACTTACGTTGGGACAATGTTGCCTTTGGGAGTTGATTTTGGAGGACCATTATTCTATTCTCACTACTCTTTCATAGGCTTGGATCCACGTAATCTATCTGATCAGTATGCAAACTATTTAGAGCAGAACATCGCCCATTCATTAATTAACTATGAATATTGTCGCAACAATCCAAAGGACTTTTTGGGTTATGGTGGTGATAGTTGGGGCTTAACCGCGAGCAATGACTACAACGGTTATGCGGTACATGATCCATTAAATGACATAGGAGTCATCACTCCTACTGCAGCATTATCATCTTTTCCTTATACACCAGACAAATCTATGGCAGCAATGGAATATTTCTATTACAACCTCAACGATCGTTTATGGGGTCAGTATGGCTTTTATGATGCCTTTAGTGAAGAGTTCAACTATTTCGACGATGGCTATTTAGCGATTGATCAAGGACCCATTGTAGCCATGATTGAAAACCATAGAACTCAATTGTTATGGAATTTATTCATGCAGGATGAACAAGTTCAGAAAGGACTAGACGTATTAGGATTTATTTATTAAGGAATGATGAAAAAAGCTACCTACATATCAGTTTTAGTTCTGGCAATATTGCTCTCCAGCAGTTTTGAGAAACATCGCAATACTTCATATTATCCACCAAGTGATAGTGAGATTGAAACAAAAATCGACTCACTACTATCCATCATGACATTAGATGAGAAAATTGGGCAAACCGTATTGTACTCTAGTATAGAAGACCAAACAGGTCCCATCATGGATCCCAATTATGTCAACTATCTCAAAAACGGAGAAATAGGCGCCATTTTTAATGCTACGGGCTCCGCATTTACCAGAGAATTGCAAAAGGTAGCGGTAGAGGAAACACGCTTGGGAATCCCTTTAATTTTTGGTTACGATGTCATCCACGGGTACAAAACTATTTTTCCCATACCAATGGGTGAAGCTTCCAGTTGGGATCTTGAATTGATGGAAAAAACAGCTCAAATAGCCGCTAAGGAAGCGGCTGCAGAGGGTCTGCACTGGACTTTTGCTCCTATGATAGATGTTGCTAGGGACGCAAGATGGGGACGCATTGCAGAAGGTGCTGGCGAGGATACATTTCTTGGTAGCAAGATTGCTAGAGCTAGAGTAAAAGGATTTCAAGGAGATGATCTCAATGATAGATACTCTATTCTCGCCTGTGCAAAACATTATGCAGCATACGGTGCCGCGCAAGCCGGTCGAGATTACCATACGGTGGACATGTCTTTGAATACGTTAAGAGA is from Nonlabens sp. YIK11 and encodes:
- a CDS encoding RagB/SusD family nutrient uptake outer membrane protein, with product MKNTFKITKRIYLASLVCGLFLFSCSEDFIEVESNQETEDALTAERAPELVNAVYNSLLRWEMSSFGWTGISSIASDDADKGSIPGDTGADKNLLDALNITPTIISVAEVWSGHYAGIQRANQAISRISQFEMEETLQNRLIGEARFLRALFYFRLVQVYGGVPIISNITSQDEITADILSRKTKEECYAFIENDLQFAIENLPAKSEYPASELGRATRGAAQTLLAKVSMYQSKWPEVLTLTDQVINSGEYDLTPNYEDIWKEISENNMESIFEIQARGTDPAAGVDKYSTIQGVRGESGWGWGFNTPSQDLADAYSPDDLRQDATFILAGETLFDGRVISPNVPNPRYNQKAYSSILTESEFTGKNVRLLRFAEVLLMNAEAKSILGGDVATPLNRVRRRAGLDPASDVSTMGVWEERRLELAFEHDRYFDLVRQGRAEAVLNSKGIPFVAGKHEVFPIPQEQIDLSGGALIQNPNY
- a CDS encoding SusC/RagA family TonB-linked outer membrane protein, with amino-acid sequence MSIQAKFFTAIIFLFFGQLVLAQKTISGKVFDNTNTPILGATVFIQSKNTGAQTDFDGEFNLQAEEGDVISVSYLGYVTQEFIVDDRNDYSIVLETDVNSLEEIVIVGYGKQKKAILTSSVSRVEGEEVAKEPVLNVTQALQGKAAGVNIIASDAPGQASTIIIRGLGTVQGGRDPLYVVDGILTDNINNINSSDIESVNILKDAASLAIYGNRGANGVVIVTTKRGKTGEMRVNLDAYTGFRDILTRVELANASEYVIYSNEALRRTYLTDNDPTNDNSTLGFIPTDQQYDTNWLEAITQIGLVNNFNLSASGGSENLNAFFSASFNEERGVLLNDQFNRLTVRSNIEYKLTEKLRFSHNFSSQLATGTPQNYALFTSAYKQAPIIPIRDENGDFGSSININNVANPAIDASNEFKEDKNKFFKLQGAFKIDYDILEDLTFTSRFSIETEYGRFYSFRNRLGNFLAQNPFNTVSSFEGELENPANTRLTVTHTNTYRWFLDNYFTYDKTFNDVHTINATLGITSEENGSEFLTATRNNVPLDSNLNFNLNTGDEDETQLNSGALSVRDRLYSYIARINYDYDDKYLFGGSFRRDGSSKFQKGQQYGNFFAVSAGWVLTQEDFMDETSFDILKLRASYGELGNQNVPLNVLAATTGAAGFYPFGQNQELQQGITITGTIQEDLTWETTEEYNFGVEFSLFDYRLSGELDVYQRLNRNAILQIDLPSLLGLDPFNASVGQIQNQGIELAVNWKDEITNDLSYSIGINTSYNENEITKVTNPFFLEQLGGFINNGQYTKKITVGQPLGSFYLYDVAGIDDNGDLVYKDLNEDGVVDESDRAYFGSYLPKFYGGVNLGAKYKSFDFTVDTYFNVGNKIYNGKKAQRFGNENIESINFNSRYTNGRPSNTTPRAFNDVPLSSTYYLEDGDFLRINNITVGYTLPLKEDFFLSNLRVYATAKNPFIFQKFSGFTPELPGAPLGNAGIELDAYPTLRSFYIGLNTSF
- a CDS encoding glucoamylase family protein; its protein translation is MKFALFTITAFLTTNCTNEDITAPPPDVGFIEQPTVERISSEALMDLVQERTFNYFWEFAESNSGLARETSKDNAIGGDGARVVTTGGSGFGIASFPAAVERGWITRSESIERMQKILNFLENCETYHGAFSHWYLGDSGVTRDFSPLDDGADIVETAFLLEGLLIYKQYMSVNDPEELDIRNRITALYDNVEWSFFERGQNVLTWHWSPDNEFAIDLQIQGWNEALLVYVLAAGSNTFPITRETYENGWARNGQMVNGNTYVGTMLPLGVDFGGPLFYSHYSFIGLDPRNLSDQYANYLEQNIAHSLINYEYCRNNPKDFLGYGGDSWGLTASNDYNGYAVHDPLNDIGVITPTAALSSFPYTPDKSMAAMEYFYYNLNDRLWGQYGFYDAFSEEFNYFDDGYLAIDQGPIVAMIENHRTQLLWNLFMQDEQVQKGLDVLGFIY